The nucleotide sequence TCTCGGTTTTAAGGCTTGGGATAAAGGACAGCAGCAACGCTGCGGCGCCCGTTAGCAGGTGGACGATTTTCAACATTTTGATTAACTCACGTTTAGACGGATCACAAGGAAGAGCTGACTGGCACGGTTCGCTTCTGAACAATGGGAGGCGTTGGGCACGTACGCGGGTATCAGCCTATGCCGCTGGCCGCAGAAAATAGCGGTGGCGACACGCTGCCTATTTAACAGCAAAGCCTGTGGCTACTCAAATCAAGCGTTTCAAGGCGTTGCAAGGAACAGGGCATTTGTGCGGCAAACGCTTGTCCTAGACAGTTGTAGGGCTTCTCCTTGTCTGCACGTGTCACGCCTGATGCGCGCGTGCGCTGCGCCGCAGGGGTGATTTGTCGCAGGTCAGCGCTGGAAACCGGGCTGCGTAAGGCAAGTACTCTTGCTAGAGTGGGAAGGCACCTGATCAATGAAATTCCATCAATTGAAGGGGATAAACATGGCAATCGATATTGGTATCAGTGAAGAGGACCGTAAATCCATTGTTGACGGACTTTCACGGCTGCTTTCAGATACCTATGTACTTTATCTGAAGACCCATAACTTTCATTGGAACGTGACGGGGCCGCAGTTTCGTACCTTGCACTTGATGTTTGAAGAGCAATATAACGAGTTGGCGCTGGCGGTGGACTTGATTGCCGAGCGTATCCGCGCCCTGGGCTTTCCCGCGCCCGGTGCGTACTCGATCTATGCGCGCCTTTCTTCGATCAAGGAAGAAGAGGGTGTGCCCGCCGCTGAAGACATGATCAAGCAACTTGTCGAAGGGCAGGAAGCCGTTACCCGCACTGCGCGCGGGATCTTCCCGTTGCTCGATAAAGTCAGTGACGAGCCCACCGCCGACTTGTTGACTCAGCGTATGCAGGTACATGAAAAAACCGCATGGATGCTGCGTTCTCTGCTCGAAACCAAGTAAACCGCAAGGGTCGGTGGCGTCCACCCGGCGTCACTGGCTATCAACCTTCAAGCTGCCCTGCGGGCTTCCTGATTGGCCTGTTGGCTTGTCCTACGAGCATCAACTCCGTGTCTTCTGGCTGAACTTGTCTCCTTGCTGTTTTATAGAACCAACGGCAAATAAAAGCAGTTTATCCAACAGCCGTTTGGCAAGGGAGTGTCAAGTGTATGTCGCGTGGAGTGGGTAATAGCGGGATGGAAATGTCCGGCGTTCACAATATAAAGGTCGATCCGTTTGTCAAGGGGTTCGATATGGCGCTGGCTCGACCGTTGTCTCGTTCTGTCAGGCTTAATGGTTTCTCGACCTGCTTGAGACTCGAAGAAGTGTACTGGAATATCCTCGCGGAAATAGCCAAGGTTAATACGTGTTCAATCAGTGCGCTGTTGTCCTACGTGGATCGGGAAGTACATTTGCGCCATGGTGGGGTAAAAAACTTCAGTGGCCTGGTCAGGGTGGTGTGCGTGGCCCATGTATTGAAAGGGCGGGCTTCAGTATCGCCCGTGACTCAGGCCGGCCTGGGATGAGTGTGGTGTCCGGCACTTGAGCGATCGATGGTCGCAACAGGTGTCGGACCACAAGCCCCGGTCTGGCTCTCTATCTGTAAAACTGCAGGCCGCCACGGCTGCACGGCCCCGATTTACCAGATATAATCCCGCCCTTTGCTGCGCATGTCGGGCTTTTTCAAGGTCCCGGGCCAAGGCGCGGCGCAGCAGTGACCTGATCGCCGAGACATCCCAATGCCCATGTACGACTATCAATGTGCTTCCTGTGGTCATCAGTTGGAAGCCATTCAAAAGATCAGCGACGCGCCGTTGGTCGATTGCCCAGCTTGCCGGGCACCCGAACTGAAGAAGATGTTGTCGATGCCGGGCTTTCGTTTGAGCGGTTCCGGCTGGTACGAGACCGACTTCAAGACCGGCACGAAGAAGAATCTGGCGGGCGGCGACAAAGCCGACTGAATTGAACACTACGCGTGAGCGCTTGCATTCTCCGTCGCCTGGCTTAAGGTGCGGTGATCGAGCAGGACCTCCACCGAATTTCGAATTACGAGAAGTGAAACCACTACCATGATGCGCAGCCACTATTGCGGCCAACTGAACGAGACCCTGGAAGGTCAGGAAATCACCCTTTGCGGATGGGTTCACCGTCGCCGCGACCACGGCGGGGTGATCTTCCTCGATATCCGTGATCGCGATGGTCTGGCCCAGGTGGTATTCGACCCGGATCGCGCCGAGAGCTTCGCCGCCGCCGATCGCGTGCGCAGCGAATACGTCGTGAAAGTCACCGGTAAGGTCCGCCTGCGTCCGGCCGGTGCCGTCAACGCCAATATGGCCTCGGGCGCGATCGAAGTGCTGGGTTACGACCTCGAAGTACTCAACGAGTCGGAAACCCCACCGTTCCCATTGAACGAATTTTCCGACGTCGGCGAAGAAACGCGCCTGCGTTACCGCTTCCTCGACCTGCGTCGTCCGGAAATGGCCGAGAAGCTGCGTCTGCGCTCACGCATGACCACCAGCATCCGCCGCTTCCTCGACGAGAACGGTTTCCTCGACGTCGAGACACCGATTCTGACCCGCGCCACACCAGAAGGTGCTCGCGACTACCTGGTGCCGAGCCGTACCCACGCCGGTAGTTTCTTCGCCTTGCCGCAATCGCCGCAGCTGTTCAAGCAGCTGTTGATGGTGGCCGGTTTCGACCGTTACTACCAGATCGCCAAGTGCTTCCGTGATGAAGACCTGCGTGCCGATCGTCAGCCGGAATTCACCCAGATCGACATCGAGACCAGCTTCCTCGATGAAACCGAGATCATGGGCCTCACCGAGCAAATGATCCGCAACCTGTTCAAGGAAGTGCTGGGTCTGGAATTCGGTGAGTTCCCGCACATGACGTTCGAAGAGGCGATGCGCCGCTACGGTTCCGACAAACCAGACCTGCGTAACCCGCTGGAACTGGTGGACGTGGCCGATCAGCTGAAAGAAGTCGACTTCAAGGTGTTCAGCGGCCCGGCCAACGACCCGAAATGCCGTATCGCTGCCCTGCGCGTACCGGGTGGCGCAAGCATGCCGCGCAAGCAGATCGACGACTACACCAAGTTCGTCGGCATCTACGGCGCCAAGGGCCTGGCGTACATCAAGGTCAACGAGCGCGCCAATGGTGTTGAAGGTCTGCAATCGCCGATCGTCAAGAACATTCCGCTGGACAACCTGAACGCGATCCTCGATCGCGTTGGCGCGGTCGATGGCGACATCGTGTTCTTCGGCGCCGACAAGGCCAAGATCGTCAGCGAAGCCCTTGGCGCGCTGCGGATCAAGCTGGGTCACGACTTGAGCCTGCTGACCTGCGAATGGGCACCGATGTGGGTCGTCGATTTCCCGATGTTCGAAGAGAACGACGACGGCAGCTTCTCTGCGTTGCACCACCCGTTCACCGCGCCGAAGTGCTCGCCGCAGGAACTGGAAGCCAACCCGGCAGGCGCGCTGTCCCGCGCCTACGACATGGTGCTGAACGGCACCGAGTTGGGTGGTGGTTCGATCCGTATTCACCGCAAGGAAATGCAGCAAGCGGTATTCCGTCTGCTGGGCATCAACGAGGCGGAACAGGAAGAGAAATTCGGCTTCCTGCTCGATGCGCTGAAATACGGCGCGCCACCCCACGGTGGTCTGGCCTTCGGCCTTGACCGTCTGGTGATGCTGATGACAGGCGCCCAGTCGATCCGTGAAGTGATTGCCTTCCCGAAAACCCAGAGTGCTGCCGACGTGATGACGCAGGCTCCGGGCGTGGTGGATGCCAAGGCCCTGCGCGAATTGCATATCCGTCTGCGCGAGGCGCCGAAGGCTGAGTAAGGCCGCCGTGTGAAAGCGCGATAAGGTTTTACGCAGTCAAAAAAGGCGCATCTTCGGATGCGCCTTTGCGTTAAAGAGCTAAATCCCGTCTGGGGCGGGATCGATCAAGGTTTCTAGAGAATTTCGGAGTTGTGTTATGGCTGGCCATTCCAAGTGGGCGAACATCAAGCACCGCAAAGAGCGTCAGGATGCCAAGAAAGGTAAGATATTCACCAAGTGGATTCGCGAACTGACCGTTGCGGCCCGTCAAGGCGGCGCTGATCCGGGTTCCAACCCGCGTCTGCGGCTGGCGCTGGACAAGGCCCTTGGCGCAAACATGAGCCGTGACATTATCGACCGCGCGGTTGCGCGGGGTGCTGGCGCCGCCGACACTGACGATATGGTCGAACTGAGCTATGAAGGTTACGGCCCGGGCGGCGTGGCGGTGATGGTCGAGTGCATGACCGACAACCGCAACCGTACCGCCGCCGCCGTTCGTCATGCGTTCAGCAAGTGTGGCGGTAATCTGGGGACTGACGGTTCGGTGGCTTATTTGTTCGAGCGCAAGGGGCAGATTTCCTTCGCGCCGGGGGTGGACGAGGATGCGCTGATGGAAGCTGCGATGGAGGCGGACGCCGACGACGTGGTGACCAACGAAGATGGCTCCATTGATGTGTTCACCTCGTTTGCCGGGTTCTATTCCGTGCGTAACGCCCTGGAAGCCGCTGGCTTCAAAGGCACCGACGCGGAAATCGTCATGTTGCCGACCACCAGTGCCGAGTTGGATCTGGACGGCGCGCAGAAGGTACTCAAGTTGCTGGATATGCTCGAAGACCTGGATGATGTGCAGAACGTCTATTCCAATGCTGATATCCCGGAAGACGTGGCTGCACAACTGGGCTGAACCCCCCACTTCCACTGTAGGAGCGAGCTTGCTCGCGAAAAACCTGAGAGCGACGCTGGGTGTCAGAATTCCTGCGTTATCGTTGGCGGTTTTCGTGAGCAAGCTCGCTCCTACAGTGGATCGGTGTCGCTGCTGATGCCCAATTTCTATAAAACCGCAGGCGTTATGACTTTAATCCTAGGTATCGACCCCGGCTCGCGCATCACCGGCTTTGGCGTAGTCCAGCAGACCCCGCGCGGCTGTATCTACGTGGCCTCGGGCTGTATCCGCACCGGTTCCGGCGAGTTGGCCGAGCGTTTGCAGATCGTCTATCGCGGGGTGCGTGAAGTGATCCAGACCTACGGCCCGGTGACCATGGGTATTGAAAAAGTCTTTATGGCGAAAAACGCTGACTCGGCCCTCAAGCTTGGTCAGGCCCGTGGCGCCGCTATTGTTGCCGGCGCCGAAGAGGCCCTGGAAATCGCCGAGTACACTGCCACCCAGGTCAAGCAAGCCGTCGTGGGCACCGGTGCAGCCAACAAGGAGCAAGTGCAGATGATGGTTATGCACATGCTCAAACTCACCGCAAAACCGCAAATCGACGCCTCTGACGCCCTGGCTATTGCGATTTGTCATGCCCATACCCGCTCCAGCCTGTTGCCGCACGGCTTGGGCACCGCACGCAGTCGTGGCGGTCGGCTGCGTCTCTGATAGCATCAGCGCAATCATTCTGCGCAGGTCGTATGAAAGGCCGCTGTGATCGGCTGTCATCCCGCGTAATTACCGGTCAGGCCTTGATCTGACCCGAGCTTTAAGGATCTGAACGTGATTGGACGCTTGCGCGGCACTTTGGCTGAGAAACAACCGCCGCACCTGATTCTGGATGTAAATGGGCTGGGGTATGAGCTTGAAGTGCCCATGACCACCCTTTACCGCCTGCCGTCGGTCGGTGAACCGCTGACCTTGCACACCCATTTGGTAGTACGCGAAGACGCGCAATTGCTCTATGGTTTCATTGGCAAGCGTGACCGGGACTTTTTTCGTGAGCTGATTCGCCTGAATGGCGTCGGACCGAAGCTGGCGCTGGCATTGATGTCGAGCCTGGAAGTCGATGAACTGGTGCGCGCCGTGTCGGCCCAGGACACCTCTGCGTTGACCAAAGTACCGGGAGTCGGCAAGAAAACCGCCGAGCGCCTGTTGGTGGAACTCAAAGACCGCTTCAAGGCCTGGGAAGTCGTGCCGAGCATGTTCGCGCTGGTACCGAATCAGCCGGACGGACCACGCGAGCAAGTTGCCAGCGCCGAAACCGATGCCGTCAGCGCGTTGATCTCTCTGGGCTACAAGCCGCAGGAAGCAAGCAAGGCGGTGTCCGCCATCAAGGACAAGAACCTGAGCAGCGAAGACATGATCCGCCGCGCCCTGAAGGGAATGATTTAAGTGATTGAAGCTGATCGTCTGATTGCGGCCACCGGCCCGCGTGACCGTGAAGAGGTCCAGGACCGGGCCATTCGCCCCCTCAGCCTGGCCGAATACATCGGCCAGCCGACCGTGCGCGAGCAGATGGAGTTGTTTATCCAGGCGGCGCGCGGACGTAGCGAGTCCCTGGATCACACGCTGATCTTCGGCCCGCCGGGACTGGGCAAGACCACGCTGGCTAACATCATCGCCCAGGAAATGGGCGTGTCGATCAAGAGCACTTCAGGACCGGTGCTGGAGCGGCCGGGAGACCTGGCTGCGCTGTTGACCAATCTTGAACCCCATGACGTGTTGTTCATCGACGAAATCCACCGGCTTTCACCCATCGTCGAAGAAGTCTTGTACCCGGCCATGGAAGATTTTCAGCTGGACATCATGATCGGCGAAGGGCCGGCTGCGCGCTCGATCAAACTCGATTTGCCGCCGTTCACCCTGGTTGGTGCCACCACCCGTGCCGGAATGCTGACCAATCCGTTGCGAGACCGTTTCGGCATTGTGCAACGTCTAGAGTTCTATAGCACCGCCGACCTGGCGACGATTGTCGGTCGTTCGGCGGGGATTCTCGGTTTGCCGCTGGACCCGGAGGGCGCCTTCGAGATTGCACGGCGAGCCCGGGGCACGCCGCGGATCGCCAACCGCTTGCTGCGCCGGGTGCGTGATTTCGCCGAAGTGCGCGCCAAGGGGCATATCACCAAGGCCGTGGCGGACCTGGCGCTGAACCTGCTGGACGTTGACGAGCACGGTTTTGACCACCAGGACCGGCGCCTGCTGTTGACCATGATCGAGAAGTTCGACGGTGGTCCGGTGGGCGTGGACAGCCTGGCCGCGGCGATCAGCGAGGAGCGCCATACCATCGAGGATGTTCTGGAACCCTACCTGATCCAACAGGGCTACATCATGCGTACACCGAGAGGACGCGTGGTCACCCGTCATGCGTACTTGCACTTCGGGTTAAACATTCCGTCACGATTGGGTGAGATGCCTGTGGTAGACGAATTCCTCGATGCAGTGGACGATTAAAAAGGCGTGATGAGTCGATTTATTCGACGTTTGTGCTGTCCTAGTGGCTGGCGTCGTCATTCTTTCGTTAAAAATGTTTTAGAGAATGAAAAAACAGTTGCCTGGCCGGATTGGCAACCTGAGGAGTAAGCACTAGAGTATGCGCGCGCAAAATGGGGATCAGTCGTTCGTACATCGCTGTCGCGTTTATTACGAAGACACCGATGCTGGCGGCATCGTTTATTACGTTAATTACCTGAAGTTCATGGAACGGGCTCGAACCGAGCGGCTACGGGAGCTGGGCTTTGCCCAGTCCGCGCTGGCGGGTGAGGACCTGTTATTCGTCGTGCATTCCAGCGAGGCCCGTTATCACGCGCCGGCGCGGCTGGACGATGAGTTGCTGGTCAGTGCAGAAGTAATCGAATTGAACCGTGTCAGCTTGCGCTTCAAACAGCAGGTCAGGCGGGCTACGGATGCAACGCTGCTCTGTGAGGGGCAGTTCCTGGTGGCGTGTGTGCGCACCAACAGTTTGAAACCCAGGGCCATTCCCGAAACTCTACGTGCGGCCTTTGCCAACGTGAGCGGCGCGGGTAAACAATCAGAGCAGGAGATTTAGCGTGGAACCTACCGTCGTCGACCATACCTCCATGTGGAGCCTGGTCAGCAATGCCAGTGTCGTGGTTCAACTGGTAATGCTGACCCTGGTAGCCGCATCGGTTACCTCATGGGTCATGATTTTTCAGCGCAGCAACCTGCTGCGCGCCGGTCGACGTGCCCTGGAGAGCTTCGAGGAGCGCTTCTGGTCAGGTATCGATCTGTCCAAGCTGTATCGTCAGGCCGGCAGTAACCCGGACCCGGATTCGGGCGTCGAGCAGATCTTCCGTGCAGGCTTCAAGGAGTTCTCCCGTCTGCGTCAGCAGCCGGGTGTCGATCCTGAAGCGGTCATGGAGGGTGTGGCGCGTGCGATGCGCGTTGCGATTTCCCGTGAAGAAGAAAAGCTGGAACAGAGCCTGCCCTTTCTCGCCACTGTAGGTTCGGTCAGCCCGTATATCGGCCTGTTCGGCACCGTGTGGGGGATCATGAACTCCTTCCGTGGACTGGCCCAGGCTCAGCAGGCAACGCTGGCGACCGTGGCGCCGGGCATTGCCGAAGCCTTGATCGCTACAGCCATCGGCTTGTTCGCTGCCATCCCCGCGGTAATCGCCTACAACCGTTTTGCCGCGCGCGGCGAAAACCTGATCGGCCGTTACTACACCTTCGCCGATGAGTTCCAGGCGATCCTGCACCGTAAAGTGCATACCAGCGAAGAATAAGCAGGTAATTCCCGATGGCTTTAATCACTCGAGCTCGAACCAAGCGCAAGCCGGTCGCCGAGATGAACGTCGTACCCTACATCGACGTGATGCTGGTGTTGCTGGTCATCTTCATGGTGACCGCGCCCATGCTTAACCAGGGTGTGAAGGTTGATTTGCCCAAGGTTTCCAGTGAAGCCTTGCCGCAGGACAACAACACCCAGGTGCTGACCATTTCGATCAAGTCTGACAAGACCTATTACTGGAACCTTGGCAGCGAAGTCGATACGCAGAAGCAACAGGACAAGGCCATGACCTTGCCGCAAATGACCGATGCCGTGACGAAGATCATTCGCGCCGGCAACGAAGGCGGCAAACAGACTCAGGTCTTCATCCGCGGTGACAAGTCTGTCGACTATGGCTCTGTGATGGGCGCCATGGGCGGACTGCAGCAGGCCGGGGTCGGTAATGTTGGCTTGATTACCGAGGCGCCCTGATGCAGCAACAGCGAGAGCCGTCCGCCTCGGAAAGCTACTTCTGGCCTAGTGTCTGGGCAATTGCCCTGCACATTCTGGTGTTTGGCATGCTGTTCGTCAGTTTTGCGATGACGCCGGAGCTGCCGCCATCCAAGCCGATTGTGCAAGCGACCCTGTACCAGCTGAAATCGAAAAGCCAGGCGACCACCCAGACCAATCAGAAGATTGCGGGTGAGGCCAAGAAGACGGCTGCGCGTCAGACAGAAGTCGAGCAGATGGAACAGAAAAAGGTCGAGCAGGAAGCCGTGAAGGCGGCTGCGGAACAAAAGAAAGAAGAGGCGGCTCAAAAGGCCGAGGAATCGAAAAAGGCTGACGAGGCAAAGAAAGCCGACGAGGCTAAAAAAGCTGATGAAGCCAAGAAAGCCGAGAATGCTGCCGAAACCAAAAAGGCTGAAGAGAAAAAACTGGCTGATATAGCCAAGAAAAAATCTGAAGAAGAGGCCAAGAAAAAGGCCGCTGAAGAAGCCAAGAAAAAGATTGTCGAAGACGCGAAGAAGAAAGCCGCGCAGGACGCCAAGAAAAAAGCCGAAGCCGACGAAGCGAAGAAGAAAATCGCCGATGCCGCGAAGAAGAAAGCTGCCGCCGATGCCTCCAAGAAAAAGGCTCAGGAAGCGGCACGTAAATCCGCCGAAGATAAAAAGGCTCAGGCTTTGGCTGATTTGCTCTCCGACACGCCGCAGCGTCAACAGGCCTTGGCCGATGAGCGTGGTGATGAGGTCGCGGGCAGTTTCGATGATCTGATTCGGGCTCGGGCAGCAGAAGGCTGGACACGTCCACCTTCGGCACGCAAAGGCATGACAGTAGTGCTGCAGATCGGCATGTTGCCGGACGGCACGGTGACCACGGTCAACGTGTCCAAGTCCAGCGGCGATGGTTCGTTCGACAGTTCCGCGGTTGCAGCGGTCAAGAATATTGGCCGGTTGACCGAGATGCAGGGAATGAAACCAAGTGACTTCGCTCCCTATCGTTCATTCAAGATGACATTCACACCTGAGGATCTAGCCTTGTGAGAAACCTTCTTCGAGGAATGCTTGTCGTTATTTGCTGTATGGCAGGCATAGCGGCGGCCGATGAAAAGAATATTTTGGTCACCAGTGGCAGCGACCGGGCGACGCCGATCGCGGTAGTGCCGTTTGGTTGGCAGGGCGGCAGCGTGCTGCCGGAGGACATGGCGGAGATTATTGGTAACGACCTGCGCAACTCGGGTTATTACGCGCCAATCCCGAAACAGAACATGATCAGCCAACCGACCCAAGGCAGCGAAGTCATCTATCGTGACTGGAAAGCCTTGGGCGCCCAGTACCTGATGGTCGGCAGCATCGTTCCGGCCGGTGGTCGCCTGCAGGTGCAATACGCGCTGTTCAACGTGGCCACCGAGCAGCAAGTGCTGACGGGTAGTGTTTCGGGAAGTGTCGATCAACTCAGGGACATGGCGCACTACATTGCCGACCAATCGTTTGAAAAGCTGGTTGGTATCAAAGGTGCGTTCTCTACCCGCCTGCTGTATGTGACCGCCGAGCGTTTTTCGGTCAACAACACGCGTTACACCTTGCAGCGCTCGGACTACGACGGTGCTCGCGCCGTGACCTTGTTGCAATCGCGCGAGCCTATCCTGTCGCCGCGTTTTGCGCCGGATGGCAAGCGGATTGCCTATGTGTCCTTTGAACAGAAGCGTCCGCGTATCTTCGTGCAACACATCGATACCGGTCGTCGCGAGCAGATCACCAACTTCGAAGGCCTGAACGGCGCACCTGCCTGGTCGCCGGATGGTAATCGTCTGGCATTCGTGCTGTCCAAGGACGGTAACCCGGATATCTATGTGATGAACCTCGGTTCGCGCCAGATCACCCGTGTCACTTCCGGTCCCGGCATTAATACCGAACCGTTCTGGGGCAAGGATGGCTCAACCATCTACTTCACCTCCGACCGTGGCGGCAAGCCACAGATCTATAAGAGCAGTGTCAACGGCGGTGCTGCCGAGCGTGTGACCTTTATCGGTAACTACAACGCCAATCCGAAGCTTTCGGCTGATGAAAAGACCTTGGTTATGATCCATCGCCAGGAAGGTTTCACTAATTTCAAGGTGGCGGCCCAGGATTTGCAGCGTGGTAGTGTAAAGATCCTTACAGACAGCACTCTTGATGAGTCGCCTACTGTTGCGCCCAACGGCACCATGGTAATCTACGCCACCCGCCAGCAGGGCCGGGGAGTCTTGATGCTCGTGTCCATTAACGGACGCGTAAGGCTCCCGCTTCCTACCGCACAAGGCGAAGTCAGAGAACCGTCCTGGTCCCCTTACCTGAACTGACGCGGCGCTACAAAAAGAAGTACTTAACACACTGGGGTTCATTAGGAGTTTCACGATGGAAATGCTGAAGTTTGGTAAGTTTGCTGCTCTGGCTCTGGCTCTGTCCGTAGCCGTTGGTTGCTCGTCCAAAGGCGGCGACAATGCCGGTGAAGGCGCAGCTGTTGATCCAAACGCTGGTTACGGCGCTAACACTGGTGCAGTTGACGGCTCCCTGAGCGAAGAAGCGGCTCTGCGCGCTATCACCACTTTTTACTTCGAATACGACAGTTCGGACCTGAAGCCAGAGGCCATGCGCGCTCTGGACGTTCACGCCAAGGACCTGAAAGCAAACGGCGCTCGCGTTGTTCTGGAAGGCAACACCGACGAACGTGGTACTCGTGAGTACAACATGGCACTGGGCGAGCGTCGTGCGAAAGCCGTTCAGCGTTACCTGGTACTGCAAGGCGTTTCCCCAGCTCAGCTGGAACTGGTTTCCTACGGTGAAGAGCGTCCAGTTGCTACCGGCAACGACGAGCAATCCTGGGCTCAAAACCGTCGCGTCGAACTGCGTAAGTAATTCGTCATGCGAACGTGCCGTCGTGTTGTAACCGTATTGGCTCTCAGCCTCGCACCGTTTGCGGTGTGGGCTGAGGTTCCCGTGGAAGATAGCAACTCTGGCTATAACAATAGTGGGAGCAGCTATCCACCAGCAGGTTATGGCACGAACGGTGCCTATGCCGGGGGAGGGGTTTCGACCCCTGTCTCGGCACAGGGCGAGCTGTTCAACCAACTGCAGCGCATGCAGGATCAATTGGCGCAGCAGCGAGGCGCGATTGAAGTTCTGCAAAATGAAGTGAATCGTCTGAAGCAAGAAGGCCTGGAGCGATACCAGGATCTTGATCGGCGTATAGGGACCGGCGTTACACCTGCCGCCACTCCTGAGAATTCTCCTGCCGATGGCGCCGCAAGCGCCGTCGGTGGTGCTGCCGCAGGTGCCAGCCAGGCGCCTGCCGCCAGCAGTGAACCGGCTGATCCGGCCAAGGAAAAGCTGTATTACGACGCAGCCTTCGACCTGATCAAAGCCAAGGATTTTGACAAGGCCAGCAAGGCGTTCACCGCTTTCCTGGGTCGTTACCCGAACAGTCAGTACGCTGGCAACGCCCAGTACTGGTTGGGTGAAGTCAACCTGGCCAAGGGTGATCTGCAAGGCGCGGGCCAGGCGTTCGCCAAGGTCAGCCAGCTCTACCCCAAGCATTCTAAGGTGCCTGACTCGTTGTACAAACTGGCTGATGTAGAGCGCCGCCTGAGTCATACCGACAAGGTCAAAGGCATTCTGCAGCAAGTGGTGGCCCAATATCCGGGCACATCCGCCGCGCAGTTGGCCCAGCGGGACCTGCAGCGCTTGTAAGCGAGGCTATCGCGTTTGGAAGAAACCCGCACTTGTCGCGGGTTTTTTCGTTAGAATCCACGCCCTTTTATGAAATACGCTTTTTGGGGTTCACGCTTTGCCGGGATCCCTTGAAGTGCCTGACGGAGGCGGACAGCCTGTTTAGCTGTTACGCCCGTGGCGATTATGCAAGACACATTACGCATCACCGAAGTTTTTTACTCGTTACAGGGTGAAACGCGCACCGCTGGCCTGCCCACAGTATTCGTGCGCCTCACCGGTTGCCCGTTGCGTTGCCAGTACTGTGACAGCGCCTACGCCTTCACTGGTGGCACCGTGCGCACCCTTGACGACATTCTGGAGCAGGTTGCCAGTTATCGCCCGCGTTACGTCTGTGTGACAGGCGGCGAACCGTTGGCCCAGCCGAATGCTATCGCGTTGCTCAAGCAACTGTGTGACGCCGGTTATGAGGTGTCCCTGGAAACCAGCGGCGCGCTGGACATTTCAGCGGTTGATCCGCGGGTCAGTCGGGTTGTCGACCTCAAGACACCCGGCTCCAAGGAAGTCAATCGCAACCGCTACGAGAACCTCGACCTGCTGACGGCCAACGACCAGGTCAAGTTCGTCATCTGTTCGCGTGAGGACTATGACTGGGCCAGCTCCAAGCTGATCCAGTACGGCCTGGACCGGCGCGCGGGTGAAGTCTTGTTCTCCCCAAGCCATCATGACTTGAACGCTCGCGATCTTGCTGATTGGGTGGTTGCGGACAACCTGCCGGTGCGCCTGCAATTGCAGCTGCATAAATACCTTTGGAACGACGAGCCGGGACGCTGAAATGACTGAGCAAACGATCGAACAAAAACGCGCCGTAATCCTGTTGTCCGGCGGTCTCGACTCTGCCACTGTCGTCGCGCTGGCGCGTGCGGAGGGCTACAGCTGTTACACCATGAGTTTTGATTATGGTCAGCGTTCCCGTGCCGAGTTGGATGCCGCCGCCCGCGTTGCCCGCGACCTGGGTGTGGTCGAGCACAAGGTCATTGGCCTGAACCTCAACGGTATCGGCGGCTCAGCCTTGACCGACAGTGCCATCGACGTGCCTGAGTCGCCCACCGAGGGCATTCCGGTTACCTACGTACCGGCACGCAACACCGTGTTCCTGTCCCTGGCGCTGGG is from Pseudomonas mucidolens and encodes:
- the ybgF gene encoding tol-pal system protein YbgF — encoded protein: MRTCRRVVTVLALSLAPFAVWAEVPVEDSNSGYNNSGSSYPPAGYGTNGAYAGGGVSTPVSAQGELFNQLQRMQDQLAQQRGAIEVLQNEVNRLKQEGLERYQDLDRRIGTGVTPAATPENSPADGAASAVGGAAAGASQAPAASSEPADPAKEKLYYDAAFDLIKAKDFDKASKAFTAFLGRYPNSQYAGNAQYWLGEVNLAKGDLQGAGQAFAKVSQLYPKHSKVPDSLYKLADVERRLSHTDKVKGILQQVVAQYPGTSAAQLAQRDLQRL
- the queE gene encoding 7-carboxy-7-deazaguanine synthase QueE; this translates as MQDTLRITEVFYSLQGETRTAGLPTVFVRLTGCPLRCQYCDSAYAFTGGTVRTLDDILEQVASYRPRYVCVTGGEPLAQPNAIALLKQLCDAGYEVSLETSGALDISAVDPRVSRVVDLKTPGSKEVNRNRYENLDLLTANDQVKFVICSREDYDWASSKLIQYGLDRRAGEVLFSPSHHDLNARDLADWVVADNLPVRLQLQLHKYLWNDEPGR